A single Actinomadura algeriensis DNA region contains:
- a CDS encoding GntR family transcriptional regulator, protein MTIDPHSPVPKYFQLRAILLDLIESAELPVDAPIPSERELCARYELSRMTVRQGVDQLVTEGRLYRVPGKGTFVARPKIEMPLRLVSFTEDMLARGLRPGAVDLDRRTAPADAHLARVFGVEAGTPVHVIERLRTADGEPMALERAHILASLAPDLLDRRLADRSLYGVLEAVYGIVFDAGDQTIDAGLADAADARHLQITKGSAVLLLQRRSYTGGVCAELGVSTYRADRYQIHTALGNPPPNS, encoded by the coding sequence GTGACCATCGATCCGCACAGTCCCGTCCCGAAGTACTTCCAGCTCCGCGCGATCCTGCTCGACCTCATCGAGAGCGCGGAGCTGCCCGTGGACGCCCCGATCCCCTCGGAACGCGAACTGTGCGCCCGGTACGAGCTGTCCCGCATGACCGTCCGGCAGGGGGTGGACCAGCTCGTTACCGAGGGACGCCTCTACCGCGTCCCCGGCAAGGGCACGTTCGTCGCCCGCCCCAAGATCGAGATGCCGCTGCGGCTGGTGTCGTTCACCGAGGACATGCTGGCCCGCGGTCTGCGCCCCGGCGCCGTCGACCTCGACCGCCGCACCGCCCCCGCCGACGCGCACCTCGCCCGCGTCTTCGGCGTCGAGGCGGGCACGCCCGTCCACGTCATCGAACGGCTGCGCACCGCCGACGGCGAGCCGATGGCGCTCGAACGTGCGCACATCCTCGCCTCGCTGGCCCCCGACCTGCTCGACCGGCGGCTCGCCGACCGCTCCCTGTACGGCGTCCTCGAAGCCGTCTACGGGATCGTCTTCGACGCCGGCGACCAGACCATCGACGCCGGCCTCGCCGACGCCGCCGACGCCAGGCACCTGCAGATCACCAAGGGCAGCGCCGTGCTGCTTCTGCAACGACGCTCGTACACCGGAGGCGTGTGCGCCGAACTGGGCGTGTCGACCTACAGAGCGGACCGCTACCAGATCCACACGGCCCTCGGAAACCCCCCGCCGAACTCCTAA
- a CDS encoding PTS transporter subunit EIIC produces MTATTVDSAPRRGSSVLAVLQRIGRSLMLPIAVLPAAALLLRFGQADMLGADGLGWTRVAEIVGEAGNSLFAALPLLFAVGVAIGFAKKADGSTALAAVVGYLVFDRVSKIMFSHTEELKGNVLVTTVTDGAQAEVINWGAKNPTDVLGGILMGVVAALLYQRYYRVKLPTWLAFFGGRRFVPIITAVAGLALGVAIGFIWPILGGWLTDFGEWITGAGAAGAGVYGVINRLLLPFGLHHIPNSLIWFVFGEYTAPDGSVTNGEINRYLAGDPDAGGFLAGFFPVLMFGLPGAALAMWHAAPKHRRPAVGGIMISAALTAFVTGVTEPIEFAFMFVAPLLYGVHVILTGISMAVLEAAGAQLGFGFSAGLIDLLLNARKDNTEGLWLILGMGVLYFVLYYVIFRFLIVKLNIPTPGREPDDVESVAADPAADPEMAGAAKAKTKDKAKGKPRENGGEPQDSPAG; encoded by the coding sequence ATGACAGCGACAACCGTGGACTCGGCGCCACGCCGAGGGTCGAGCGTGCTGGCGGTGCTCCAGCGCATCGGCCGCAGCCTCATGCTGCCGATCGCCGTCCTGCCCGCCGCCGCGCTGCTGCTGCGCTTCGGCCAGGCCGACATGCTCGGCGCGGATGGACTCGGCTGGACCCGCGTGGCCGAGATCGTCGGCGAGGCCGGCAACTCCCTGTTCGCCGCCCTGCCCCTGCTGTTCGCCGTCGGCGTCGCGATCGGCTTCGCCAAGAAGGCCGACGGCTCCACCGCCCTCGCCGCGGTGGTCGGATACCTGGTCTTCGACCGCGTCTCCAAGATCATGTTCTCGCACACCGAGGAGCTCAAGGGCAACGTCCTGGTCACCACGGTGACGGACGGCGCGCAGGCCGAGGTCATCAACTGGGGCGCCAAGAACCCCACCGACGTCCTCGGCGGCATCCTCATGGGCGTCGTCGCGGCCCTGCTCTACCAGCGGTACTACCGGGTCAAGCTGCCGACGTGGCTCGCGTTCTTCGGCGGCCGCCGGTTCGTCCCGATCATCACCGCCGTCGCGGGCCTCGCGCTCGGCGTCGCCATCGGCTTCATCTGGCCCATCCTCGGCGGCTGGCTGACCGACTTCGGCGAGTGGATCACCGGGGCGGGCGCCGCGGGCGCCGGCGTCTACGGCGTCATCAACCGGCTGCTGCTGCCGTTCGGCCTGCACCACATCCCGAACTCGCTGATCTGGTTCGTCTTCGGCGAGTACACGGCCCCCGACGGCTCCGTCACCAACGGCGAGATCAACCGGTACCTGGCCGGGGACCCGGACGCGGGCGGCTTCCTCGCCGGGTTCTTCCCCGTGCTGATGTTCGGCCTCCCGGGCGCCGCCCTCGCCATGTGGCACGCCGCGCCCAAGCACCGCCGTCCGGCGGTCGGCGGCATCATGATCTCCGCCGCGCTCACCGCGTTCGTCACCGGCGTCACCGAGCCGATCGAGTTCGCGTTCATGTTCGTCGCGCCGCTGCTGTACGGCGTGCACGTCATCCTGACCGGCATCTCGATGGCCGTCCTGGAGGCCGCCGGGGCCCAGCTCGGCTTCGGCTTCTCCGCGGGCCTCATCGACCTGCTGCTGAACGCGAGAAAGGACAACACCGAGGGGTTGTGGCTCATCCTCGGGATGGGCGTCCTGTACTTCGTCCTCTACTACGTCATATTCAGATTCCTGATCGTGAAGCTGAACATTCCGACCCCGGGCCGGGAACCGGACGACGTGGAGTCGGTCGCCGCCGACCCGGCCGCGGACCCGGAGATGGCGGGGGCCGCCAAGGCCAAGACCAAGGACAAGGCCAAGGGCAAGCCGCGCGAGAACGGCGGTGAACCGCAGGACAGCCCGGCCGGCTGA
- a CDS encoding Rv3235 family protein: MNRRPPQPPTVRISRYRAAPGTDGALALGRVPGAVAAEHRLRIVRPGDDAEAELRRFADTALLMVAETLAGIRPPARLSVIALPDVCRALDARRTVRPARIVPPRVGTGWLQRPAPAAAETGAVIVVAGRVHALALRLEHRRGRWRCTAVETTAA; encoded by the coding sequence GTGAACCGTCGCCCGCCCCAGCCCCCGACCGTCCGCATCAGCCGGTACCGCGCCGCGCCCGGGACGGACGGCGCCCTCGCCCTCGGGCGGGTCCCCGGCGCCGTCGCCGCCGAGCACCGGCTACGGATCGTCCGGCCCGGCGACGACGCGGAGGCCGAGCTGCGCAGGTTCGCCGACACGGCCCTGCTGATGGTCGCCGAGACGCTCGCCGGGATCCGGCCGCCCGCCCGGCTGTCGGTGATCGCCCTCCCCGACGTGTGCCGGGCCCTGGACGCACGCCGCACGGTCCGGCCCGCGCGGATCGTCCCGCCGCGCGTCGGCACCGGCTGGCTGCAGCGACCCGCGCCCGCGGCGGCCGAGACGGGCGCGGTCATCGTCGTCGCGGGCCGCGTGCACGCGCTGGCGCTGCGGCTGGAGCACCGGCGCGGCCGGTGGCGCTGCACCGCCGTCGAGACCACCGCCGCCTAG
- the secA gene encoding preprotein translocase subunit SecA encodes MPPVIDKILRAGEGKTLRKLKKLAMQVNSIEEDFLDMSDADLRELTDKYRERIADGESLDDLLPEAFATAREAAKRVLGQRHYDVQLMGGAALHLGNIAEMKTGEGKTLTCVLPAYLNALEGKGVHVVTVNDYLAKRDAEWMGRVHQFLGLEVGVILPQMTPDERRAAYNADITYGTNNEFGFDYLRDNMAWSLDECVQRGHNFAIVDEVDSILIDEARTPLIISGPAEQNSKWYAEFAKIVPRLKRAELVSSAGQVDEYGPGDYEVNEKKRTVGITESGVEKVEDYLGIDNLYDSVNTPLVSFLNNALKAKELYKRDKDYVVMNGEVLIVDEFTGRILHGRRYNEGMHQAIEAKEGVSIKDENQTLATITLQNFFRLYDKLSGMTGTAETEAAEFNKTYEIGVVPIPTNKPMVREDVADVVYKTEQAKFEAVVDDIAERHEKGQPVLVGTTSVDKSERLSKMLKRRGVPHQVLNAKHHEQESAIVAEAGRKGSVTVATNMAGRGTDIMLGGNPDFRADLELHQRGLSPLETPEEYETAWPEALEKAKEAVKGEHEEVVEAGGLYVLATERHESRRIDNQLRGRSGRQGDPGESRFYLSLEDDLMRLFNSARVEAIMTRLNIPDDVPIESKIVTNAIKSAQSQVEQQNFEMRKNVLKYDEVLNRQRKVIYAERRKVLEGEDLQEQVRRMIDEVVGGYVAGATGEGYAEEWDLEKLWKAFKQLYPVSMTVDELVEDAAGGEISNLDAETLAEKIRDDAQKAYEKREETLGSEVMRELERRVVLSVLDRKWREHLYEMDYLQEGIGLRAMAQRDPLVEYQREGYDMFNAMLDGIKEESVGYLFNLEVEVEEQPQAPKVGAEPVSVAKSASAGTAEDEAAAEKAEDDIEEADEAPAIVAKGLGEPDRPKKLEYSAPTVDGEGGVETHSEEADDPYAGVNRNEPCPCGSGKKFKRCHGDPRAKKK; translated from the coding sequence GTGCCGCCAGTCATCGACAAGATCCTTCGTGCGGGCGAGGGAAAAACCCTGCGCAAGCTCAAGAAGCTCGCGATGCAGGTCAACTCGATCGAGGAGGACTTCCTCGATATGAGCGACGCCGATTTGCGCGAGCTGACCGACAAGTACCGGGAACGCATCGCCGACGGCGAGAGCCTGGACGATCTGCTCCCCGAGGCGTTCGCGACCGCGCGCGAGGCCGCGAAGCGAGTGCTGGGCCAGCGGCACTACGACGTCCAGCTGATGGGCGGCGCCGCGCTGCACCTGGGGAACATCGCCGAGATGAAGACCGGTGAGGGCAAGACCCTCACCTGTGTGCTCCCGGCGTACCTCAACGCGCTCGAAGGCAAGGGCGTTCACGTCGTCACGGTGAACGACTACCTCGCCAAGCGCGACGCCGAGTGGATGGGCCGCGTGCACCAGTTCCTCGGTCTCGAGGTCGGTGTCATCCTCCCGCAGATGACGCCGGACGAGCGCCGCGCCGCGTACAACGCCGACATCACCTACGGGACGAACAACGAGTTCGGCTTCGACTACCTGCGCGACAACATGGCGTGGAGCCTGGACGAGTGCGTCCAGCGGGGCCACAACTTCGCGATCGTCGACGAGGTCGACTCGATCCTGATCGACGAGGCCCGGACCCCGCTGATCATCTCGGGTCCGGCGGAGCAGAACTCCAAGTGGTACGCGGAGTTCGCGAAGATCGTCCCGCGGCTGAAGCGGGCGGAGCTGGTGAGCAGTGCCGGGCAGGTCGACGAGTACGGCCCCGGCGACTACGAGGTCAACGAGAAGAAGCGCACGGTCGGCATCACCGAGTCGGGCGTCGAGAAGGTCGAGGACTACCTCGGCATCGACAACCTGTACGACTCGGTGAACACGCCGCTGGTGAGCTTCCTCAACAACGCGCTGAAGGCCAAGGAGCTCTACAAGCGCGACAAGGACTACGTCGTCATGAACGGCGAGGTCCTGATCGTGGACGAGTTCACCGGCCGCATCCTCCACGGCCGCCGCTACAACGAGGGCATGCACCAGGCCATCGAGGCCAAGGAGGGCGTGTCGATCAAGGACGAGAACCAGACGCTCGCCACGATCACCCTCCAGAACTTCTTCCGCCTCTACGACAAGCTGTCCGGGATGACCGGTACCGCGGAGACCGAGGCGGCCGAGTTCAACAAGACCTACGAGATCGGCGTCGTGCCGATCCCGACGAACAAGCCGATGGTCCGTGAGGACGTCGCCGACGTCGTCTACAAGACCGAGCAGGCGAAGTTCGAGGCCGTGGTCGACGACATCGCCGAGCGGCACGAGAAGGGCCAGCCGGTCCTGGTCGGCACCACCTCGGTGGACAAGTCCGAGCGGCTGAGCAAGATGCTCAAGCGGCGCGGCGTCCCGCACCAGGTGCTGAACGCCAAGCACCACGAGCAGGAGTCGGCGATCGTCGCGGAGGCGGGCCGCAAGGGCAGCGTCACGGTCGCGACGAACATGGCCGGCCGCGGCACCGACATCATGCTCGGCGGCAACCCCGACTTCCGCGCCGACCTGGAGCTGCACCAGCGGGGCCTGTCGCCGCTGGAGACTCCGGAGGAGTACGAGACGGCCTGGCCGGAGGCGCTGGAGAAGGCCAAGGAGGCCGTCAAGGGCGAGCACGAGGAGGTCGTCGAGGCGGGCGGCCTGTACGTGCTGGCGACCGAGCGGCACGAGTCGCGGCGGATCGACAACCAGCTGCGCGGCCGGTCCGGCCGGCAGGGCGACCCGGGCGAGTCCCGGTTCTACCTGTCGCTGGAGGACGACCTGATGCGGCTGTTCAACTCGGCCCGCGTCGAGGCGATCATGACGCGGCTGAACATCCCGGACGACGTCCCGATCGAGTCCAAGATCGTGACGAACGCGATCAAGTCGGCGCAGAGCCAGGTCGAGCAGCAGAACTTCGAGATGCGCAAGAACGTCTTGAAGTACGACGAGGTGCTGAACCGGCAGCGCAAGGTCATCTACGCCGAGCGCCGCAAGGTGCTGGAGGGCGAGGACCTGCAGGAGCAGGTCCGCCGGATGATCGACGAGGTCGTCGGCGGGTACGTCGCGGGCGCGACCGGCGAGGGCTACGCCGAGGAGTGGGACCTCGAGAAGCTCTGGAAGGCGTTCAAGCAGCTCTACCCGGTCTCGATGACGGTGGACGAGCTGGTCGAGGACGCCGCGGGCGGCGAGATCTCCAACCTGGACGCCGAGACGCTCGCGGAGAAGATCCGCGACGACGCCCAGAAGGCGTACGAGAAGCGCGAGGAGACGCTCGGCTCCGAGGTGATGCGGGAGCTGGAGCGCCGCGTCGTCCTGTCGGTGCTGGACCGCAAGTGGCGCGAGCACCTCTACGAGATGGACTACCTCCAGGAGGGCATCGGCCTGCGGGCCATGGCGCAGCGCGACCCGCTGGTCGAGTACCAGCGCGAGGGCTACGACATGTTCAACGCGATGCTGGACGGCATCAAGGAGGAGTCGGTCGGCTACCTGTTCAACCTCGAGGTCGAGGTGGAGGAGCAGCCGCAGGCGCCCAAGGTCGGTGCCGAGCCGGTGTCGGTGGCCAAGTCCGCCTCGGCCGGGACGGCCGAGGACGAGGCCGCCGCGGAGAAGGCCGAGGACGACATCGAGGAGGCCGACGAGGCCCCGGCGATCGTCGCGAAGGGCCTCGGCGAGCCGGACCGTCCGAAGAAGCTGGAGTACTCGGCCCCGACCGTCGACGGTGAGGGCGGCGTCGAGACGCACAGCGAGGAGGCGGACGACCCGTACGCCGGGGTGAACCGCAACGAGCCGTGCCCGTGCGGTTCCGGCAAGAAGTTCAAGCGCTGCCACGGCGACCCGCGCGCCAAGAAGAAGTAG
- a CDS encoding HGxxPAAW family protein, whose product MSEEATGSHAGRPGSWLAVAIIFAGFVVGGVALCIGPAWIMFWIGVGIIVLGMIVSGFVHLFADVVVDAPRVIPEIVDYSLFGARSDKRRGGPKGEALDRPVATDPQQTPHG is encoded by the coding sequence ATGTCCGAAGAGGCCACTGGTTCGCACGCCGGACGTCCCGGCTCCTGGCTCGCCGTGGCGATCATCTTCGCCGGATTCGTCGTGGGCGGCGTGGCGCTGTGCATCGGCCCCGCCTGGATCATGTTCTGGATCGGCGTCGGCATCATCGTCCTCGGAATGATCGTCAGCGGCTTCGTGCACCTGTTCGCGGACGTCGTCGTGGACGCCCCACGGGTGATCCCCGAGATCGTCGACTACTCGCTCTTCGGCGCCCGCAGCGACAAGCGCCGCGGCGGCCCGAAGGGCGAGGCGCTGGACCGCCCCGTCGCCACCGACCCCCAACAAACCCCCCACGGCTGA